In Corynebacterium afermentans subsp. afermentans, a genomic segment contains:
- a CDS encoding amino acid permease, protein MMIAFGSSIGTGLFLGSAGSIQYAGPAVLISFALVGAIVYLLMRMLGEMAVEHPVSGSFAAYSRAFIGPVAGFITGWNWWFTTVVVGMLELTAMGTFLDYWFPALPHWVTALVTLLLVVALNLFNVRVFATTEYWLSLIKVAALVIMIVLGFALVLGLGPDEAIGFSNITDHGGFMPNGISGVLFALVAVTFTFGGIMSIGTAAGEADNPKSAIPRAVNSVVWRILVFYLGGIGTILLLAPWNEQESNESPFIRVLSGVGFGPAATALNVVIVVAVFSVLNTMTYSGARMLRDLARNGQAPRAFAATSAKGLPTKALLFDAALMGTVVILNFFFEGKIFAVLLAIIVGTELITWAGICISHLNFRKTSKSATFAAPLYPAANWICIAFFILVLVLMGILPEYRMGLATLTGWIIVLGLISLTTQRSRE, encoded by the coding sequence ATGATGATTGCCTTTGGTTCGTCGATAGGCACGGGCCTGTTTTTGGGCTCCGCCGGATCAATCCAGTACGCCGGGCCCGCGGTACTGATCTCCTTCGCGCTCGTCGGCGCGATCGTGTACCTCCTCATGCGCATGCTCGGCGAGATGGCGGTCGAGCACCCCGTCTCCGGCTCCTTCGCCGCGTACTCGCGCGCGTTCATCGGGCCGGTGGCCGGCTTCATCACCGGCTGGAACTGGTGGTTCACCACCGTCGTGGTGGGCATGCTGGAGCTGACCGCCATGGGCACGTTCTTGGACTATTGGTTCCCCGCCCTGCCCCACTGGGTCACCGCACTGGTGACGCTGCTGCTGGTGGTCGCGCTCAACCTGTTCAACGTGCGGGTGTTCGCCACGACGGAATACTGGCTGTCGCTCATCAAAGTTGCGGCACTCGTGATCATGATCGTGCTCGGGTTCGCGCTCGTGCTCGGCTTGGGGCCGGACGAGGCGATCGGGTTTTCCAACATCACCGACCACGGCGGGTTTATGCCCAACGGCATCTCCGGCGTGCTGTTCGCTCTGGTGGCGGTGACGTTCACATTCGGCGGCATCATGTCCATCGGCACCGCCGCCGGCGAGGCGGACAACCCGAAGTCCGCGATCCCGCGCGCCGTGAACTCCGTGGTGTGGCGCATTCTGGTGTTCTACCTCGGGGGCATCGGCACCATCCTGCTGCTCGCCCCGTGGAACGAGCAGGAATCGAATGAAAGTCCGTTCATCCGCGTGCTTTCCGGTGTCGGTTTCGGCCCGGCGGCCACCGCGCTCAACGTGGTCATCGTGGTGGCGGTGTTCTCGGTACTCAACACCATGACGTATTCGGGCGCGCGCATGCTACGCGACCTCGCCCGCAACGGCCAAGCGCCCCGCGCGTTCGCCGCCACCAGCGCGAAGGGGCTGCCCACCAAAGCTCTGCTTTTCGACGCCGCGCTGATGGGCACCGTCGTCATCCTGAACTTCTTCTTCGAAGGCAAAATCTTCGCGGTGCTGCTCGCCATCATCGTCGGCACCGAGCTGATCACCTGGGCGGGCATCTGCATATCGCACTTGAACTTCCGCAAAACCTCCAAGAGCGCGACATTTGCGGCGCCGCTGTACCCGGCGGCCAACTGGATTTGCATCGCGTTTTTCATCCTCGTGCTCGTGCTGATGGGTATTCTTCCGGAATACCGGATGGGCCTGGCCACGCTGACCGGCTGGATTATCGTGCTGGGCCTGATCTCACTGACCACGCAGAGGAGCCGCGAATGA
- a CDS encoding hotdog fold thioesterase yields MYERYAPSVDFTPDLEHAKSMFDNDATLEYLGATITRLEPGLAEGEFTVEARHANGFGVCQGGVLFTFADALFGGACNSRRTDPTVSAQSEIIFLAPAKMGHTIRGVARERHTWGRNGLSDVTLYDGDTAIAEFRGMSRTTTRPPTGN; encoded by the coding sequence ATGTACGAGCGCTACGCCCCGTCGGTGGATTTCACCCCCGACCTCGAGCACGCGAAGTCCATGTTCGACAACGACGCAACCCTGGAGTACCTCGGCGCGACCATCACACGCCTCGAGCCTGGCTTGGCCGAGGGCGAGTTCACAGTTGAGGCGCGCCACGCCAACGGCTTCGGCGTGTGCCAGGGCGGCGTGCTGTTCACCTTCGCCGACGCGCTGTTCGGCGGCGCATGCAACTCGCGGCGCACTGACCCGACCGTGAGCGCACAGTCCGAGATCATCTTCCTCGCGCCCGCGAAAATGGGCCACACCATCCGCGGTGTTGCGCGCGAACGCCACACGTGGGGGCGCAACGGGCTTTCGGACGTCACGCTTTACGACGGCGACACCGCCATCGCCGAATTCCGAGGTATGTCCCGCACCACTACACGACCACCGACAGGAAACTAA
- a CDS encoding ribose-phosphate diphosphokinase, with product MTGYSTESHKDLKVFTGRAHPALAEAVAKELGIELVPTTARDFANGEIFIRFEESVRGADCFVMQSHAQPLNKWLMEQLIMIDALKRGSAKRITAILPFYPYARQDKKHRGREPISARLIADLLTAAGADRIVSVDLHTDQIQGFFDGPVDHMHAQPILVGYIKSKYPLDNLVVVSPDAGRVKSAEKWANMLGDAPMAFVHKTRDIDAANKVVSNRVVGDVDGKDCILMDDMIDTGGTIAGAVGVLKEAGAKSVVIACTHGVFSDPARERLSDCGAEEVITTDTLPQDTEGWSNLTVLSIAPLLAKTIHEIFENGSVTTLFEGQA from the coding sequence ATGACTGGTTACTCCACCGAAAGCCACAAAGACCTCAAGGTCTTCACCGGCCGCGCCCACCCGGCCCTCGCAGAAGCTGTGGCCAAGGAGCTCGGCATCGAGCTGGTGCCCACCACCGCGCGCGACTTCGCCAACGGCGAGATCTTCATCCGCTTCGAAGAGTCCGTCCGCGGCGCCGACTGCTTTGTCATGCAGTCCCATGCCCAGCCGCTGAACAAGTGGCTGATGGAACAGCTCATCATGATCGACGCGCTCAAGCGCGGCTCCGCCAAGCGCATCACCGCGATCCTGCCGTTCTACCCCTACGCCCGCCAGGACAAGAAGCACCGCGGCCGCGAACCGATCTCCGCCCGCCTGATTGCAGACCTGCTCACCGCCGCCGGCGCGGACCGCATCGTCTCCGTGGACCTGCACACCGACCAGATCCAGGGCTTCTTCGACGGCCCGGTGGACCACATGCACGCCCAGCCGATCCTGGTGGGCTACATTAAGTCCAAGTACCCGCTGGACAACCTCGTGGTGGTTTCCCCCGACGCCGGCCGCGTGAAGTCGGCCGAGAAGTGGGCCAACATGCTCGGCGACGCCCCGATGGCGTTCGTGCACAAGACCCGCGACATCGACGCCGCGAACAAGGTCGTGTCCAACCGCGTCGTCGGCGACGTCGACGGCAAGGACTGCATCCTCATGGACGACATGATCGACACCGGCGGCACCATCGCCGGCGCCGTCGGCGTGCTCAAAGAGGCCGGCGCGAAGTCCGTGGTCATCGCCTGCACCCACGGCGTGTTCTCCGACCCGGCCCGCGAGCGCCTCAGCGACTGCGGCGCAGAGGAAGTCATCACCACCGACACCCTGCCGCAGGACACCGAAGGCTGGAGCAACCTCACGGTGCTGTCGATCGCGCCGCTTCTGGCTAAGACGATCCACGAGATCTTTGAAAACGGTTCCGTGACCACCCTATTCGAGGGCCAGGCGTAA
- the glmU gene encoding bifunctional UDP-N-acetylglucosamine diphosphorylase/glucosamine-1-phosphate N-acetyltransferase GlmU: MPTHFERAVVVLAAGAGTRMKSDRQKTLHEIGGRSLLSHSLHAAAGVHPNHLVAVVGHQRDQVAPAVEQIAEQMHVEIRQAIQEEQNGTGHAVQVGLSAIPDFDGTVVVTNGDVPLLTPETLQALVEKHEAEHAAVTVLSLEFDNPTGYGRIIRGEAGDVLEIVEEKDATDEQRAVREVNSGVFAFDGKVLRDALTRVTPDNAQGEFYITDVLSIARGDGLRVTAFTAPDARELAGVNDRVQLAEAGKELNRRLVEKAMRGGATVIDPDTTWIGVEVEIGRDVLIHPNTQLWGSTAIGDGAEIGPDTTLTDMEVGARATVVRTQGELGVIGEEATVGPFTYIRPGTELGARGKLGGFVESKNAKIGEGSKVPHLTYIGDATVGKHSNIGASSVFANYDGVNKHHTTIGDYCRTGSDTMFVAPVHIGDGAYTGAGTVVTEDVPAGALAIKEGRQRNIEGWVEDRRPGTDAAEAAKNAKREG, encoded by the coding sequence GTGCCTACCCACTTCGAACGTGCCGTTGTCGTGCTTGCGGCCGGCGCCGGAACCCGCATGAAGTCCGACCGCCAGAAGACGCTGCACGAGATCGGCGGGCGTAGCCTGCTGTCCCACTCCCTGCACGCCGCCGCCGGTGTGCATCCCAACCACCTGGTTGCGGTTGTCGGCCACCAGCGCGACCAGGTCGCCCCGGCCGTGGAGCAGATCGCCGAGCAGATGCACGTGGAGATCCGCCAGGCAATCCAGGAGGAGCAAAACGGCACCGGCCACGCCGTCCAGGTGGGCCTGTCCGCCATCCCGGACTTCGACGGCACCGTGGTGGTCACCAACGGCGACGTGCCGCTTCTCACCCCGGAGACCCTGCAGGCGCTCGTGGAAAAGCATGAGGCCGAGCACGCCGCGGTCACCGTGCTCTCGCTCGAGTTCGACAACCCCACCGGCTACGGCCGCATCATCCGCGGCGAGGCCGGCGACGTCCTCGAGATCGTGGAGGAAAAGGACGCCACCGACGAGCAGCGCGCCGTCCGCGAGGTCAACTCCGGTGTGTTCGCCTTCGACGGCAAGGTACTTCGCGACGCCCTCACGCGCGTCACCCCGGACAACGCCCAGGGCGAGTTCTACATCACCGATGTGCTGAGCATCGCGCGTGGCGACGGCCTCCGGGTCACCGCCTTTACCGCCCCCGACGCACGCGAACTGGCCGGCGTGAACGACCGAGTGCAACTGGCGGAGGCTGGCAAGGAGCTCAACCGCAGGCTCGTCGAGAAGGCGATGCGAGGCGGTGCGACCGTGATCGACCCGGACACCACCTGGATCGGCGTCGAGGTGGAAATCGGCCGCGACGTTCTCATCCACCCGAACACCCAGCTGTGGGGCTCCACCGCCATCGGCGACGGCGCCGAAATCGGCCCCGACACCACCCTGACCGACATGGAAGTCGGCGCCCGCGCCACCGTCGTGCGCACCCAGGGCGAACTCGGCGTCATCGGCGAGGAAGCCACCGTCGGCCCGTTCACCTACATCCGCCCCGGCACCGAACTCGGCGCCCGCGGCAAGCTCGGCGGTTTCGTCGAATCCAAGAACGCCAAGATCGGCGAAGGCTCCAAGGTGCCACACCTGACCTACATCGGCGACGCCACCGTGGGCAAGCACTCCAACATCGGCGCAAGCTCCGTGTTTGCCAACTACGACGGCGTAAACAAGCACCACACCACCATCGGCGACTACTGCCGCACCGGCTCCGACACCATGTTCGTCGCACCGGTGCACATCGGTGATGGTGCCTACACCGGCGCGGGTACAGTGGTCACCGAAGATGTGCCCGCCGGCGCGCTGGCCATCAAGGAAGGCCGCCAGCGCAACATCGAAGGCTGGGTGGAAGACCGCCGCCCGGGCACTGACGCGGCTGAAGCAGCAAAAAACGCGAAGCGAGAGGGTTAA
- a CDS encoding MFS transporter, protein MSNDQREERNARRFVWSNGLQNIGDQLVAPKTVLPWLFGAAGVPAVMTSFLVPIRESGSMLPQAFLSPWVTSKRSRKRVWLIGSWGQAIAAGLIALSALLLDGTPLGAVILILLAAHALFRSLCSLAGKDVQGRTISKGRRGSITGRATALAGAFTLAIGLLLTFLPNNLPQWTIAALLAVGALTWALASLVFGGIDEPEAEPESNDGQSMKEMWALVKGDRDLQKFLVVRSLMLVTALSTPFIVVMAGDEGADLTGLGAFIIASGGASLLGGRVSGKLSDRSSKSTMAWAAGVASTVIVALVASARLAPSAVNAWVMPLGFFLVNLAHTAVRVSRKTYLVDMADGDKRTMITGASNTVMGVVLLVVGAVSSAIAVLGPQAALIFLAVVGYAGVVGARNLKEVSAAAS, encoded by the coding sequence ATGTCTAACGATCAACGCGAGGAACGCAACGCACGCCGGTTCGTCTGGTCCAACGGCCTGCAAAACATCGGCGACCAGCTCGTCGCTCCGAAAACGGTGCTGCCGTGGCTCTTCGGCGCCGCGGGCGTGCCGGCGGTGATGACCTCGTTTCTCGTGCCCATCCGCGAATCCGGCTCGATGCTGCCGCAGGCGTTTTTGAGCCCGTGGGTGACCTCGAAGCGCTCCCGCAAGCGCGTGTGGCTCATCGGTTCGTGGGGCCAAGCCATCGCCGCAGGTCTCATTGCGCTCAGCGCCTTGCTTCTCGACGGCACTCCGCTCGGCGCCGTCATCCTGATCCTTCTAGCCGCCCATGCGCTGTTTCGCTCGTTGTGCTCGCTGGCGGGCAAGGACGTGCAGGGGCGCACGATTTCCAAGGGCCGCCGCGGCAGCATCACCGGCCGCGCCACCGCCCTGGCCGGCGCGTTCACGCTCGCAATCGGCCTGCTGCTGACGTTTTTGCCGAACAACCTGCCGCAGTGGACAATCGCCGCGCTACTCGCCGTGGGCGCTTTGACGTGGGCGCTGGCGTCGCTGGTCTTCGGTGGCATCGACGAGCCGGAAGCCGAACCGGAGTCCAACGACGGCCAGAGTATGAAGGAAATGTGGGCGCTGGTTAAGGGCGACCGGGACCTGCAGAAGTTCCTGGTGGTGCGCTCGCTGATGCTGGTCACCGCACTTTCCACCCCGTTCATCGTGGTGATGGCCGGCGATGAGGGCGCGGACCTGACGGGCCTGGGCGCATTCATCATCGCCTCCGGCGGCGCGTCGCTGCTGGGTGGCAGGGTGTCGGGCAAGCTTTCCGATAGGTCGTCGAAAAGCACGATGGCCTGGGCCGCCGGCGTGGCCTCGACCGTGATCGTGGCCCTTGTCGCAAGCGCCCGCCTGGCGCCTTCTGCGGTGAACGCCTGGGTCATGCCACTGGGTTTTTTCCTGGTCAACCTCGCCCACACCGCGGTGCGCGTGAGCCGTAAGACTTACCTGGTGGATATGGCCGACGGCGACAAGCGCACCATGATCACCGGCGCTTCCAACACGGTGATGGGCGTGGTCCTCCTCGTCGTCGGCGCGGTGTCCTCCGCGATTGCGGTGCTCGGGCCGCAGGCGGCGCTGATCTTCCTGGCCGTTGTGGGCTACGCCGGTGTTGTCGGCGCGCGGAACCTGAAAGAAGTCTCGGCGGCCGCCTCCTAG